The Deinococcus radiopugnans ATCC 19172 nucleotide sequence AGGGGATTGAGATGCGCCGCGTCAAAATGGGCGACGCGCCGCGAGGCCGGGAGGCTTTCCGGCAGCACGAACAGGCCCCACAGCATATTGAGCAGCGACACGCCCGCCGCCAGGAACATCGGGGCGCTGAGGCTGAGGTGTGAGGCCAGGCCGCCAATCGCCGGACCGAGGATGAAGGCCGCACCTGTCGTCGCTCCGAGCAGCCCGAAGACCCGGCCGCGCTCCCCTGCCGGGGTGGTGTCGGCCACGTAACCGAAGAGCGCGCCGAAGCCGCCCGCAAACAGCCCCTCAATACTTCGCCCGACGAACAACATCCACAGACTGCCGCCGACGCCGAAGAGGACATACCCGATGGCCGAACCCAGCAGGCTGAGGATCAGGATGGGACGGCGGCCGTAAGCGTCGCTGAGTGCACCCAGCACCGGAGCTGAGAAGAACGACAGGAAGGCGTAGGCCGCGCCCAGCAGGCCGATCACGGTGGCCTGCTGCGAGACCTGCGGAACGGACTGGGCCACGATAAAGGGCAGGACCGGGAACACCAGACTGATGCCCATGGCGAACAGAAAAGCGGTGAGGAGGAGGAAGAGGAGCGGAGCTTTGTGGGCGGGAACCTGCGGAGACTCGTTCATGCACTCAGGCTAGGGGGGCAGGGCCAGCGTGGTCTTGAAGAAAAGCGACCTGCTCAGGTGGGGCGGTTGCCTTCAGGCCCGCTCAGCGCGGGACCCGGCAAGTTCAGCGATCTGGTCCTGGGTCAAGCGCTGGGTGGGCAGGCGGCTGGGGCGAAGTTGTGCGAACTGCCCGAAGCTGCGCGGCGTCATCAAGGACAGCGCCTTGAATTCGCGCGTCAGGTGTGCCTGATCGGCGAACCCCAGTTCGTAGGCGAGTTGGGCCAGTGACACGTTCGGGTCAAGCCACAGGCGGTTGTGAACGGCCTCGAAGCGGATCAGGCGTGCGAGGATCTTGGCGCTGACGCCGACGTCCACTGCGAACAGTCGCTCCAGGTGTCGGGCGCTGATGTTCAACTCCTCGGCCAGCGTGCCGATCCGGGCCTGACCGGGGCTGCCGTAAAGTTTCAGGGCGGCCTCAGTCCCCACGTTCAGTGCCTGCCCCCGCTCGGTCAGCAGGCCCAGCAGCCAGTCGTCTAAGAACTGCCGCGCTTCGTCCCAGGCGTTCAGCCGCATCAAGGCGCTGATGGCCCGGGTCAGCAGCGGGTGGGTCAGGTTCAGGTCCAGGGTGGGCTGGCCGAAGTTCCAACCGAACAGTTGCCGCGCGCCCCAGGGGTACAGTTCCGCGCCCAGCGCCTGAGGAGGGCCGAGCGAAACAGCCCGCAGTGGCGTCAGCGTCAATCCTTCCAATGAGGCGCTGGGCAGCCGTTCCAGCGCGCCACCTGTCAGCGAACCGCGCCAGGTGGTTCCGGCGTGAAACGTCAGGCGGACCAGCTGCTCGGGCATAGAGCGGTGTTCCTGCGGGCCAAGGTCAAGGCCCTCATCCATCTGCCAGTAATTCCGCACCAGATGGCCCAGACGCGTGTCGGGAGGAAATTCCACGTAATGCACGCCTCAACTGTGGCAGAAGTGAGGCTGGGGCGCATCCGCCACCAGGCGAGACTGGGGAGGTCGCATTTGTTCAAGACAGGGTGGGGTCCTGGGGGTTATGGCAAGTTGTGGGGTGCAAGGAAGCAAAAGGGCTCCAGGAAGGCAAGCCGCCTGAACTTTAGGCTGCCTGCTGCACGGTTTCTTGCCACGTCTTAAAGGCAGCCTGTTGGTTATGGCGACGCCATAGAGCGGGAACGGTGGAACGGGCCGGGTGATGCAGAGTCGTGATCCGGGCGTGCAACCCCAGGAAGCCTTGCGCCCGTTGTCGTGACTTGAAGCCTCGCTGCTGACCTTCTTGCCGCCGTGTTGGCCGGTGGGAGTGCTCCACGAGGTTGTTCCAGCGGGCTGTAGAAATCACCTGAACGTGCTCCTGTGGAGCACGTGAAGCTTGCGCAGGGCGGACCCATACCTCCAGAGCTGATCGGTGTGAATGACCTCCGGCACGTCACCCCTCCTCCAGCAACCGTTGGAAAAATGACCTGGCGGCCTCGGTATCCCGGTGTTCCTGTCAGAAAACATCCAGCACAGCCCCATCTTCATCAACGGCCCGCCAGAGCCAGGGGTTGACCCCACCGACGTCCACGTGCATTGCGTCCAAATACCACCGGGAACCCCGACGTCCCCTCCCGGTGGCGCAGACCCTGGGCGAAGAGATCGCTGAACTTGATGCACCAACGGCTC carries:
- a CDS encoding MFS transporter, with protein sequence MNESPQVPAHKAPLLFLLLTAFLFAMGISLVFPVLPFIVAQSVPQVSQQATVIGLLGAAYAFLSFFSAPVLGALSDAYGRRPILILSLLGSAIGYVLFGVGGSLWMLFVGRSIEGLFAGGFGALFGYVADTTPAGERGRVFGLLGATTGAAFILGPAIGGLASHLSLSAPMFLAAGVSLLNMLWGLFVLPESLPASRRVAHFDAAHLNPLGQLSGALAVPAVRRLVTVSVLFLLPLSILQVTLALLGRDTLGWGPSEVSTLFIIIGATDIVAQGVLLPWLIRALKERGVAVLGLLLGVIGMGCMALLPVFPHAALLYVGTLLFAVGEGMFTAAQNTLISIAAPAEAQGQVQGGAQAFSSLAQVVGPLGGGQLYSRLGPGAEYGTVTALVMAALGLLLGQRPPMTSRVEPCEQQVV
- a CDS encoding AraC family transcriptional regulator, translated to MHYVEFPPDTRLGHLVRNYWQMDEGLDLGPQEHRSMPEQLVRLTFHAGTTWRGSLTGGALERLPSASLEGLTLTPLRAVSLGPPQALGAELYPWGARQLFGWNFGQPTLDLNLTHPLLTRAISALMRLNAWDEARQFLDDWLLGLLTERGQALNVGTEAALKLYGSPGQARIGTLAEELNISARHLERLFAVDVGVSAKILARLIRFEAVHNRLWLDPNVSLAQLAYELGFADQAHLTREFKALSLMTPRSFGQFAQLRPSRLPTQRLTQDQIAELAGSRAERA